One genomic region from Candidatus Hydrogenedentota bacterium encodes:
- a CDS encoding PASTA domain-containing protein, whose translation MTYRSIAISVCILLAVCATAPAEVYRVDGDVAVSGDGSSWPNAFKTIQEGIEAADAAGGGEVWVGEAADGYKSATDPVVTLKSGVHIYGGFAGTETLREQRDWAAHETIIDGGGARRCVYGQDIASGDATLDGFTMRNGKATSGAGMYNSGSSPQVANCKFLSNTASSSGGGMYNNDSSSPTVSNCTFEGNTATLAGGGMRNYSSSPQVIDCVFTGNQVTGAESDGGGMANSESSSPVVTSCRFLNNTAVDKGGGMHNYSSCSPIVTACEFVNNTAADGAGMYNNVSCTAQLANCTFEGNTATTAGGGMFNASSSPEMMDCTFAKNSASGGSGGGMYNSSASPRVTHCVFRGNVASGSIYADGGGMYYESSSSPEVSDCTFMGNRSTRRGGAISDENSNSVPRVSRCTFADNQSAYGGAICNIGAVTNCVFVGNTATSLGGALYLVSVSQVVNCTFAGNRSDAIFSYPATVQVVNSILWGNGDDPIRDTATVTYSCVEGGYAGTGNIDQNPLFVDAVAGNVQLKPSSPCQDTGTSAGAPAEDFFGLARPQGAEVDMGAYEYVDTDGDGLPDSWETHYDLDWNDDGTVDPANGANGDPDGDGLTNLREYEGNTDPQARSVWMVDAASTAESPDGSSWENAFQTIQECIDAAVAAGASSSDPAELWVAQGQYTSAVDQVVTLRRGVHLYGGFAGTETLRGERDWVTHPIIIDGQGMRRCVTGSDFAVLDGFEMQDGSAENGGGMYNSSASPRVTHCVFRGNVASGSIYAVGGGMYNESSSSPEVSDCTFVGNQATKGGGGISDENNNSVPRVSRCTFADNQSAYGGAIYNIGAVTNCVFVGNEGTSLGGALYLVSVSQVVNCTFAGNRSDAIFSYPATVQVVNSILWDNGADPISETATVTYSCVQGGYAGTGNIDKDPLFVDAASGNVQLQPESPCIDAGTLTGAPSDDLLGHPRPVGAGIDMGASEYYVDYILSPPRSGRILAGDTLRFAGKSGLQSYSWEFGDGRTSTLQNPGLVSFPELGEYVVKLSKLDALGEPLLMSQRTLTVVPNSGVAPDLTVVAVQATGGGGIGEPGEVTYTAANAGNAAVGLVNRTDALYLSTDPQLDVADTLLATASQASALGAGESYTATLNYTIPPMEDGVYYLILSLDDEWKVLEKHRLNNEYAQATQVFVPALQDGVSRTGSFPSGQRARYYRIDAPGGKSLVFTLTAPAGSFGLYASHESVPSRGEYDYGRQGLSGANQRLVIPTASPGTWYVLVYAESEPVPAEFTILAEFVDLRVLSASPQRLSAASPIDLVLEGVGFTGPIQVELVGSDETAYPVATVNVNSFSRVTVTLEPGAVPPGLYAIRVRRPDDVSYLLPAAVEIMDVPPPEIETNLVLPSRFGYHQLATVYVEYFNAGEVAMRAPLLVVTAAQNGNERALLTLDPTRVIKGFWTAVMPEGFSHSVQFLASGANTGVLEAGEGGCVAIYYAGWLKPWDFDYPPIEWNVGVLSAENDSPVDWDSLKADLRPYYVREDAWDVLWTNYTNQVGATWGDYARMLAENAAYLYRLDQRVDDVQKLAAFEFRQADGLNPLSQFAAATDAVEQAPGMPIVFRRSYAQPISRHFELGPLGRGWKHNWEVSLETKDDGTVVITDMSGTPRIFQPDSRPGGGYLAAPGDNGKLTAASGGGYLLRELEGFVHGFQADGKLVSVGDPNGNGIALEYGGDFLTRLTYAHDGQPGSQFLELAYNGSGTIQSVTDSVGRQTIFTYDASGEHLASAEAYDGLITTYAYDTNPGAASEHALTEIVFPGGTQRHYTYDTSGRLASSYRNGGAEGVLFAYDSTGGVTATDALAGWTQYYFDNSGRPASMQDALGKAAHFVYDELGRQTAVYDAEGRTFTYAYDDRGNLTAATDPLGYTTRFRYTADLNRLSWLTDANGNRTEYGYDPQGNLEAIAYANGTTQTWVTDDAGLPDVWSNRRGAQVDYDYDQNGRLTRKNYLSGGTDMEYHYDARGNLDYTVDAHGTADYTYDSDDYLTRIDYPGGRWLEFTYDAAGRRASSLDQLGHRLDYAYDHLGRLDTMTDETGAPVVEYAYDAMGRLSQKTLGNGSYTTHEYDASGQLLSLVNHNSDSTVLSFFNYTYDTRGLRVGMATHYGTWSYEYDDLGQLTHAVLVSTDPEIPSQNLTYAYDGVGNRIYTISNGLRENYTTNNMNQYTQVRDTSYDYDWDGNRTVEEAVTGTTFYTYDDENRMLSATKGSNVWEYVYNAFGGRVAASENGEMAHFVIDPIGLGNVVGEYDDTGNLIAGYDHGAGLVRTIGPDASLGYYTFDGMGNTCQLLSQAGLATNDYMYDPFGNSLYRDASASNPFEYIGELGVTREGTGLNLMRARFYDPRIGRFVSEDPIYIAGGINLYTYAANSPLSFADPSGLCDIYLPRDLYDKAKWHSRIAQAVATLACVDLALAFDFIGMTAGGIVGGLVGLGVGTVIGTPLGGIVGAAAGLTIGVEVGQVAGLVAFTWLSGEGDWYAKIRDWAEDTMNEEDGIPVAPGGNPEYCPYEEEPPDEPEVPDEAADTGSSGAGGGWDPNGKPGPGGFGDSNYVTVDSLLPYRIDFENDPTATAPAQLVVISDPLSADLDWSTFELTEVGFGDQLVTVPRGSQYFETTVPFTQDGKQLEAEIVAGLDPASGEVYAVLYTIDPETGLPPTVDYGLLPPEDGTGHGKGQISFVVRPLPDVPDGTEIRNIATIQFDFGETIATNQVDPHDPSQGTDPNKEALVTIDAIVPTATVLPLPETTCTAAFTVSWTGEDSPNGSGIASYDLFVQDDGGEWMLWINDTTQTAETFTGQDGHTYAFAACAQDNVGHLEEAPPTTAEAQTLVDVRVSVPSLVGMTESDATAAVLAAGLTIGSISHAASHTVSEGCVINQDPPAGDCLEGAKPGAAVDLVISTGSTIPVPCVTDMTLPTAQTTLKGAGLAVGTVTEEYSSTVPAGLVISQDPACGTPVAAGTAVDLVVSKGPGAPMAQDDSYSVCADAPLSVPAPGVLGNDMDPQGDPLTAILVSTVSHGALTLNADGSFKYAPDAGYAETDSFTYVANDGGFDSNVATVTISVTACEVDIAASRSFWYYKYSSPGVENITVTIDNLGADDLTALSVTEELPAGWTFDSLVSFSPSGCGPATIPSPGATGTLEFVWSCIPEFPYTFTYRVNVPTGQTGDKAFSGDVLYQRAGGPEQTAAIGGLGSISERMYHSLDYNPANNLISVSEILRVIQFYNLGGYHCAVGTEDGYEPGVPGAPDPSCLPHDNDYNPRNWMISVSEILRMIQFYNMGGYHVAEGTEDGYAPGLAAKAGTAKMNVVSDATVLALHATRHIVASGDASEVTVTFTGVGTEVVSALGLVETLPAAWTFESIVDASEPPAIAPVPGDSGELNFAWIWTPPLPAHVTYRIRSDSGKTGVTGLTGKALYRTTGPEQQAQVVNEPDGSADGHGQTPSERPGDEKPPTGIKGDVNNDGKVDAIDLQLVINAALGIPGAHDCDINTSGHVDAADIQAVIVQVWKNQGKSSSAGGITIE comes from the coding sequence ATGACCTACCGTTCTATCGCCATTTCTGTATGCATTCTCCTTGCCGTATGTGCCACGGCGCCCGCCGAAGTCTATCGAGTCGACGGAGACGTGGCGGTGTCTGGCGACGGCTCGAGTTGGCCGAATGCCTTCAAGACAATTCAGGAGGGCATTGAAGCCGCCGACGCCGCTGGTGGCGGGGAAGTATGGGTCGGGGAGGCGGCGGATGGCTACAAGAGCGCCACGGACCCGGTGGTGACGCTGAAGTCCGGGGTGCACATATACGGTGGCTTTGCAGGTACCGAGACATTGCGCGAGCAGCGAGACTGGGCTGCCCACGAAACGATCATCGACGGAGGAGGTGCCCGGCGATGCGTCTATGGGCAAGACATTGCATCAGGCGACGCGACGCTGGACGGGTTTACGATGCGGAACGGCAAGGCTACCTCTGGTGCAGGTATGTACAACAGCGGTTCTTCGCCGCAGGTCGCCAACTGCAAATTCCTGAGCAACACGGCAAGCAGCTCCGGCGGCGGGATGTACAACAACGACTCTTCTTCTCCTACGGTGTCGAACTGTACGTTTGAGGGGAACACGGCGACGCTTGCGGGTGGGGGTATGCGCAACTATTCTTCTTCACCTCAAGTAATCGATTGCGTGTTCACGGGCAATCAGGTAACAGGCGCAGAATCCGATGGCGGCGGCATGGCCAATTCTGAATCTTCCTCGCCGGTCGTCACGAGTTGCAGATTCCTCAATAACACCGCTGTTGACAAGGGTGGTGGCATGCACAACTACTCGTCATGCTCGCCGATAGTGACCGCATGTGAATTCGTAAACAATACAGCCGCCGACGGTGCCGGGATGTACAACAACGTCTCTTGTACGGCGCAATTGGCCAATTGTACGTTCGAAGGGAACACTGCGACGACAGCAGGCGGGGGGATGTTCAACGCTTCGTCGTCTCCGGAGATGATGGATTGCACGTTTGCGAAGAACTCGGCGTCGGGCGGCAGTGGTGGCGGCATGTACAACAGTTCGGCCTCGCCGCGGGTAACACATTGTGTCTTCCGAGGCAATGTTGCCAGTGGCAGCATCTATGCCGACGGCGGGGGTATGTACTATGAGTCTTCCTCGTCCCCAGAGGTGAGCGACTGCACCTTTATGGGGAACCGGTCGACAAGGAGGGGTGGGGCAATCTCGGATGAGAACAGCAATAGTGTGCCTCGGGTAAGCCGCTGCACTTTCGCAGATAATCAGTCCGCGTACGGCGGCGCCATCTGCAACATTGGTGCCGTGACAAACTGCGTGTTTGTCGGGAATACAGCAACCTCCCTGGGTGGAGCGCTGTACCTTGTGTCCGTCTCGCAAGTGGTGAATTGCACGTTTGCAGGCAACCGCAGTGACGCAATATTCAGCTACCCCGCGACCGTGCAAGTGGTCAACAGCATTCTTTGGGGTAATGGTGACGATCCGATACGCGACACCGCCACTGTGACGTACTCGTGCGTGGAAGGCGGTTACGCGGGGACCGGCAACATCGATCAGAACCCGTTGTTCGTAGACGCCGTGGCGGGGAACGTGCAGCTGAAGCCAAGTTCGCCATGTCAGGACACAGGTACCAGTGCCGGGGCGCCAGCCGAAGATTTCTTCGGTTTGGCCCGTCCACAAGGGGCGGAAGTGGACATGGGGGCCTACGAGTATGTGGATACGGATGGTGATGGTCTGCCGGATAGCTGGGAGACTCACTACGACTTGGATTGGAACGATGACGGTACGGTGGATCCGGCAAACGGGGCCAACGGTGACCCGGACGGAGACGGGCTGACAAATCTCAGGGAATATGAAGGAAACACAGACCCTCAGGCGCGGAGCGTTTGGATGGTTGACGCCGCCTCGACGGCGGAGTCTCCGGACGGTTCGAGTTGGGAGAATGCGTTCCAGACGATTCAGGAGTGCATCGACGCCGCGGTGGCGGCGGGGGCATCATCGTCCGACCCGGCAGAGCTCTGGGTGGCGCAAGGCCAATATACAAGCGCGGTAGACCAGGTGGTGACGCTGCGCCGTGGCGTGCACCTGTATGGAGGATTTGCGGGGACCGAGACGTTGCGGGGCGAACGGGACTGGGTTACCCATCCGATCATCATCGATGGGCAAGGGATGCGGCGATGCGTGACGGGCTCGGATTTTGCGGTGTTAGACGGTTTTGAGATGCAAGACGGGAGTGCGGAGAATGGCGGGGGGATGTACAACAGTTCGGCCTCGCCGCGGGTAACACATTGCGTCTTCCGAGGCAATGTTGCCAGTGGCAGCATCTATGCCGTCGGCGGGGGTATGTACAATGAGTCTTCCTCATCCCCAGAGGTGAGCGACTGCACCTTTGTGGGGAACCAGGCGACAAAGGGGGGTGGGGGAATCTCGGATGAGAACAACAATAGTGTGCCTCGGGTAAGCCGCTGCACGTTCGCAGATAATCAGTCCGCGTACGGCGGTGCCATCTACAACATTGGTGCCGTGACAAACTGCGTGTTTGTCGGGAATGAAGGAACCTCCTTGGGTGGAGCGCTGTACCTTGTGTCTGTCTCGCAAGTGGTGAATTGCACGTTTGCAGGCAACCGCAGTGACGCAATATTCAGCTACCCCGCGACCGTACAAGTGGTCAACAGCATTCTTTGGGATAATGGCGCCGATCCGATAAGCGAGACCGCCACCGTGACGTACTCCTGCGTGCAAGGCGGTTACGCGGGGACTGGAAACATCGACAAAGACCCACTGTTCGTGGACGCGGCATCGGGCAACGTGCAACTGCAACCGGAATCGCCCTGCATCGACGCCGGCACGCTTACCGGCGCTCCTTCAGACGATCTCCTCGGGCATCCGCGGCCCGTTGGCGCCGGTATTGACATGGGCGCCTCCGAGTATTACGTGGACTATATCCTCTCCCCGCCGCGGTCGGGGCGTATTCTTGCCGGCGATACGCTGCGCTTCGCAGGCAAGAGCGGCCTGCAATCGTATTCTTGGGAGTTCGGCGATGGCCGTACCTCTACCCTGCAAAACCCCGGTCTGGTCTCCTTCCCGGAGCTTGGCGAGTACGTCGTGAAGCTGAGTAAGCTCGATGCTTTGGGCGAGCCATTGCTGATGTCTCAGCGCACGCTCACGGTCGTCCCGAACTCTGGAGTCGCGCCCGATCTGACGGTCGTCGCCGTGCAGGCAACCGGCGGAGGTGGAATCGGCGAGCCGGGGGAGGTCACCTACACCGCCGCGAACGCGGGCAATGCGGCCGTAGGACTCGTGAACCGAACCGACGCGCTTTATCTCTCCACGGATCCGCAACTCGATGTTGCGGACACGCTCCTTGCCACCGCGTCCCAGGCCAGCGCGCTTGGCGCCGGAGAAAGTTACACCGCAACCTTAAACTATACCATTCCACCCATGGAAGATGGGGTTTACTACCTGATCTTGAGCCTCGACGATGAATGGAAGGTTTTGGAAAAGCATCGGCTTAACAATGAATACGCCCAGGCCACGCAGGTTTTCGTTCCCGCCTTGCAGGACGGCGTCTCGCGAACCGGTTCGTTCCCGTCTGGCCAGAGAGCGCGCTACTACCGCATCGATGCTCCGGGAGGAAAGAGCCTGGTTTTCACATTGACCGCGCCAGCCGGCTCTTTCGGGCTCTACGCAAGCCATGAGAGCGTACCCAGTCGCGGTGAGTATGACTACGGCCGCCAAGGCCTCTCCGGCGCGAACCAGCGGCTGGTGATTCCCACGGCTTCTCCTGGCACATGGTATGTCCTTGTCTATGCCGAATCGGAACCCGTACCTGCCGAGTTCACGATTCTGGCCGAGTTCGTCGATTTGAGGGTGCTATCCGCTTCACCCCAACGCCTGAGCGCTGCTTCGCCGATCGACCTCGTGCTGGAAGGGGTAGGGTTTACAGGGCCGATTCAGGTTGAGCTTGTTGGGTCCGACGAAACCGCATATCCAGTTGCCACTGTGAATGTCAACTCATTCAGCCGGGTAACGGTGACATTAGAGCCGGGCGCCGTGCCCCCGGGCCTGTACGCCATCCGCGTGAGGCGGCCCGACGACGTTTCATACCTGCTGCCCGCCGCCGTCGAGATCATGGATGTCCCCCCGCCGGAGATAGAGACCAACCTGGTCCTGCCGTCGCGCTTCGGGTACCACCAGCTCGCGACCGTGTACGTTGAGTACTTCAACGCAGGTGAGGTGGCAATGCGCGCGCCGCTGCTGGTGGTGACGGCGGCGCAGAATGGCAACGAGCGCGCTCTGCTGACACTTGATCCGACCCGCGTGATCAAGGGGTTCTGGACCGCCGTGATGCCCGAAGGATTCTCCCATTCCGTGCAGTTCCTCGCCTCGGGAGCAAACACCGGCGTGCTCGAAGCAGGCGAAGGCGGCTGCGTGGCCATCTACTACGCGGGCTGGCTGAAACCTTGGGACTTCGACTATCCGCCCATCGAGTGGAACGTGGGCGTGCTGTCCGCCGAGAACGATTCGCCAGTGGATTGGGATTCGCTCAAGGCGGACCTGCGCCCCTATTATGTCCGCGAGGACGCCTGGGATGTCCTCTGGACCAACTACACGAACCAGGTGGGCGCCACGTGGGGCGATTACGCCCGAATGCTTGCCGAGAACGCTGCCTATCTCTACCGCCTTGATCAACGCGTCGACGATGTGCAGAAGCTGGCGGCATTCGAGTTCCGACAGGCCGACGGGTTGAACCCGCTATCCCAGTTCGCCGCTGCCACGGACGCCGTTGAGCAGGCGCCGGGCATGCCCATCGTCTTCCGGCGTTCCTACGCACAGCCGATCTCGCGCCACTTTGAACTCGGACCGCTCGGTCGCGGATGGAAACACAACTGGGAAGTCTCCCTTGAGACAAAAGACGACGGCACGGTGGTTATCACCGATATGAGCGGCACGCCCCGTATCTTCCAGCCCGACAGCCGTCCCGGAGGCGGCTATCTCGCTGCGCCCGGCGACAACGGCAAGCTGACGGCCGCTTCGGGAGGCGGCTACCTTCTACGCGAATTGGAGGGATTCGTTCACGGTTTTCAGGCAGACGGAAAACTGGTTTCCGTGGGAGATCCCAACGGAAATGGCATCGCGCTTGAGTATGGCGGCGACTTCCTGACCCGGCTTACGTACGCGCACGACGGTCAGCCCGGCAGCCAGTTCCTCGAGCTCGCGTACAACGGCTCGGGAACGATACAGAGCGTGACCGATTCGGTCGGACGCCAGACGATCTTCACCTACGACGCATCGGGCGAACACCTGGCGTCGGCGGAAGCATATGACGGACTGATCACAACGTACGCGTACGATACGAATCCCGGCGCGGCATCTGAACACGCGCTCACAGAGATCGTCTTCCCGGGAGGTACACAGCGACATTACACCTACGACACCTCCGGGCGGTTGGCATCCTCATACCGCAACGGCGGCGCGGAAGGAGTCTTGTTCGCTTACGATTCCACCGGTGGGGTCACCGCGACGGACGCTTTGGCGGGGTGGACGCAGTACTACTTCGACAACTCCGGGCGCCCGGCTTCTATGCAGGATGCCCTGGGCAAGGCCGCACATTTTGTCTACGACGAATTGGGCCGTCAGACCGCCGTTTATGACGCAGAAGGCCGGACGTTCACCTACGCCTACGACGACCGCGGCAACCTAACCGCGGCGACGGATCCCCTGGGCTATACGACCCGGTTCCGGTATACGGCCGATTTGAACCGCCTGAGCTGGCTGACCGACGCGAACGGCAACCGCACCGAGTATGGGTACGACCCCCAGGGCAACCTCGAAGCCATCGCTTATGCCAACGGTACGACCCAAACGTGGGTGACGGATGACGCCGGACTTCCCGATGTCTGGAGCAACCGGCGCGGCGCACAGGTCGACTACGATTACGACCAGAACGGCCGGCTGACGCGGAAAAACTACCTCAGCGGCGGTACGGACATGGAGTATCACTACGATGCTCGCGGCAATCTGGACTACACGGTCGACGCTCACGGTACGGCCGACTACACCTACGACTCCGACGATTACCTCACCCGCATCGACTACCCCGGTGGCCGGTGGCTGGAGTTCACCTATGACGCCGCGGGGAGGCGCGCTTCCAGCTTGGACCAGCTTGGGCACCGTCTCGACTACGCCTACGACCATCTGGGACGCCTCGACACGATGACCGACGAGACAGGCGCTCCGGTTGTTGAGTACGCGTATGACGCGATGGGGCGCTTGTCCCAGAAGACCCTCGGCAACGGTTCATACACCACACACGAATATGATGCGTCGGGGCAGTTGCTCTCCCTCGTCAATCACAACTCCGACAGCACGGTTCTCTCGTTCTTCAACTACACCTATGACACCCGGGGCCTCCGTGTCGGCATGGCCACGCATTATGGCACGTGGAGCTATGAGTACGACGACCTCGGGCAGCTCACGCACGCTGTGCTGGTCTCCACGGATCCCGAAATCCCCAGCCAGAACCTTACCTACGCGTACGATGGCGTCGGCAACCGCATCTACACGATCTCCAATGGCCTACGCGAGAACTACACCACCAACAACATGAACCAGTATACCCAGGTCCGCGACACGTCCTACGACTACGACTGGGACGGCAACAGGACGGTGGAAGAGGCGGTCACGGGCACGACTTTCTATACTTACGACGACGAGAATCGCATGCTTTCTGCTACCAAAGGCAGCAACGTTTGGGAATACGTCTACAACGCCTTCGGAGGCCGGGTCGCCGCGAGCGAGAACGGTGAGATGGCTCATTTCGTCATCGACCCCATCGGCCTGGGCAATGTCGTTGGGGAATACGATGACACCGGCAATCTCATCGCCGGCTACGACCATGGAGCGGGATTGGTCCGCACAATCGGCCCGGACGCGAGTCTGGGTTACTACACTTTCGACGGAATGGGGAACACGTGCCAGCTCCTGTCTCAAGCGGGGCTAGCCACCAATGACTATATGTATGACCCCTTCGGCAATTCGCTCTATCGAGATGCGTCCGCCTCGAACCCGTTTGAGTATATTGGGGAACTCGGCGTTACCCGCGAGGGTACGGGACTCAATCTCATGCGGGCGAGGTTCTATGATCCGAGAATTGGACGCTTTGTGTCTGAAGATCCCATTTACATAGCTGGAGGGATTAATCTCTACACCTATGCTGCGAATAGCCCCTTATCATTTGCTGACCCAAGCGGCCTTTGCGACATCTACTTGCCAAGAGACCTGTACGATAAAGCAAAGTGGCATAGCAGGATTGCCCAAGCGGTTGCAACCCTCGCTTGTGTAGATCTTGCGTTAGCTTTTGATTTTATCGGGATGACAGCTGGAGGGATTGTAGGCGGGCTAGTAGGGTTGGGAGTAGGAACAGTGATAGGAACACCGCTGGGGGGAATCGTAGGAGCAGCCGCAGGACTCACAATAGGCGTTGAGGTTGGCCAAGTTGCCGGCTTGGTTGCCTTTACGTGGTTGAGCGGGGAGGGTGACTGGTACGCCAAAATTAGGGATTGGGCTGAAGATACGATGAACGAAGAAGATGGAATTCCTGTGGCTCCCGGAGGAAATCCCGAGTATTGTCCTTATGAAGAAGAACCTCCTGATGAGCCCGAAGTGCCCGACGAAGCTGCCGATACTGGCTCTAGCGGTGCCGGGGGCGGTTGGGACCCCAACGGAAAACCTGGTCCGGGGGGTTTTGGGGATAGCAACTATGTGACCGTGGATTCGTTGCTCCCGTACCGGATCGACTTTGAAAACGACCCGACCGCCACAGCGCCCGCGCAACTAGTAGTGATTTCCGATCCGCTCAGCGCAGATCTGGACTGGTCCACGTTTGAACTGACGGAGGTGGGTTTCGGGGACCAGCTGGTGACGGTGCCGAGAGGATCGCAGTACTTCGAGACGACCGTGCCGTTCACCCAGGACGGGAAACAACTCGAGGCGGAGATAGTGGCCGGACTGGACCCGGCGTCCGGCGAGGTGTACGCGGTGCTCTACACTATCGACCCGGAGACGGGCCTGCCGCCGACAGTGGACTACGGCCTGCTGCCTCCGGAAGACGGAACGGGGCACGGTAAGGGGCAGATCTCGTTCGTGGTGCGGCCCCTTCCTGATGTGCCCGACGGCACAGAGATCCGCAACATCGCCACGATCCAGTTCGACTTCGGCGAGACCATTGCCACCAACCAGGTTGATCCGCACGATCCTTCCCAGGGCACCGACCCGAACAAAGAGGCGCTCGTTACCATAGACGCTATCGTGCCGACTGCCACGGTGCTGCCGCTGCCGGAGACGACGTGCACGGCTGCATTCACGGTCTCGTGGACGGGCGAAGACTCGCCCAACGGGTCGGGCATCGCGTCGTATGACCTCTTCGTGCAGGACGATGGCGGGGAGTGGATGTTGTGGATCAACGACACGACACAGACCGCGGAGACGTTCACGGGACAGGACGGTCACACGTATGCCTTCGCGGCGTGCGCTCAAGACAACGTCGGCCACCTCGAAGAAGCTCCCCCCACGACGGCGGAAGCTCAGACTCTGGTCGACGTCAGAGTGAGTGTGCCGTCCCTGGTCGGAATGACCGAATCGGACGCTACGGCAGCCGTTCTGGCGGCCGGGCTCACGATAGGCAGCATCTCGCACGCTGCGAGCCACACGGTTTCCGAGGGTTGCGTAATCAACCAAGATCCCCCGGCCGGCGACTGCCTCGAGGGCGCGAAGCCGGGCGCTGCCGTGGATTTGGTCATTTCCACGGGAAGCACCATACCCGTGCCATGTGTGACGGATATGACCCTTCCAACCGCCCAAACGACCCTGAAAGGAGCGGGTCTTGCCGTTGGAACGGTGACGGAGGAGTACAGCTCGACAGTCCCCGCGGGGCTGGTTATTTCACAGGATCCCGCTTGCGGCACGCCAGTGGCCGCGGGTACAGCGGTTGACTTGGTTGTATCCAAAGGGCCCGGCGCGCCGATGGCCCAGGATGATAGCTATTCGGTCTGCGCGGACGCGCCGTTGTCGGTGCCTGCGCCGGGCGTGCTGGGCAATGATATGGATCCCCAGGGTGACCCGCTCACGGCGATACTTGTCAGTACCGTGAGCCACGGCGCCCTTACACTGAATGCCGACGGCTCTTTCAAGTACGCGCCGGATGCAGGGTACGCGGAAACGGACAGCTTCACGTACGTGGCAAACGATGGCGGGTTCGACAGCAACGTCGCGACGGTCACAATCAGTGTGACGGCGTGTGAAGTGGATATTGCGGCGTCCCGCTCGTTCTGGTACTACAAGTACTCGTCGCCGGGGGTCGAGAACATCACGGTGACTATTGACAATCTTGGAGCGGACGATCTGACCGCGCTAAGCGTGACCGAAGAGCTCCCCGCGGGCTGGACGTTTGACTCGCTCGTGAGCTTCAGCCCGTCGGGGTGTGGTCCCGCGACAATCCCGAGTCCCGGCGCAACCGGCACGCTCGAGTTCGTCTGGTCGTGCATCCCCGAGTTCCCGTACACATTTACCTATCGGGTGAACGTGCCAACAGGCCAGACAGGCGACAAGGCCTTCTCGGGCGACGTACTATACCAACGGGCCGGAGGCCCTGAGCAGACAGCAGCTATTGGTGGCTTGGGTTCGATATCAGAACGCATGTACCATTCGCTGGACTACAATCCCGCGAACAATCTCATCAGCGTGTCGGAGATCCTGCGGGTCATCCAGTTCTATAACCTGGGGGGTTATCACTGTGCCGTCGGAACGGAAGATGGCTATGAACCCGGCGTTCCCGGCGCGCCCGATCCCTCCTGCCTGCCGCATGACAACGACTACAATCCACGGAACTGGATGATCAGCGTGTCGGAAATCCTCCGCATGATTCAGTTCTACAATATGGGCGGCTACCATGTCGCGGAGGGCACGGAAGACGGATACGCACCCGGACTCGCCGCCAAGGCAGGGACCGCGAAGATGAACGTTGTGAGTGATGCGACGGTGCTAGCGCTGCACGCAACACGCCACATCGTCGCTAGCGGAGACGCCTCCGAAGTCACGGTAACGTTCACGGGCGTCGGAACAGAAGTGGTCTCTGCCCTAGGACTGGTGGAAACGCTCCCGGCGGCCTGGACCTTCGAGAGCATCGTTGACGCCTCCGAACCGCCTGCCATCGCGCCCGTCCCGGGCGACTCGGGCGAACTGAATTTCGCCTGGATCTGGACGCCACCGTTGCCCGCCCACGTGACATACCGCATACGGTCAGACTCGGGCAAGACCGGCGTGACCGGCCTTACAGGCAAGGCGCTGTACCGCACCACGGGTCCCGAGCAGCAGGCACAAGTCGTTAACGAACCGGATGGTTCCGCGGACGGACACGGCCAAACGCCCTCCGAACGGCCTGGCGACGAGAAGCCCCCAACGGGCATCAAGGGTGACGTGAACAACGACGGCAAAGTCGACGCAATCGACCTGCAGCTCGTCATCAACGCCGCACTCGGTATTCCTGGGGCCCATGATTGCGACATCAATACATCTGGACATGTGGACGCCGCCGACATTCAGGCGGTTATCGTCCAAGTGTGGAAGAACCAGGGGAAGAGCAGCAGCGCCGGAGGAATCACTATAGAATAG